Below is a genomic region from Spirosoma radiotolerans.
TAAAATCAGTGACAGCAGCGCAGCTGCAAACGCTCGCTCAGGAAGTTTTTGATGAAAATCAATTCAGCTACCTGACTTTTGTACCGGAGAAGTAAGGACAGTTAATAGTTTGTGATTTACGGCTTGTGGTTGGCTAACCGCACCAGCGGACCGGCGAAAGCAACTGGTGCGTCAGCCAACCACAAGCCGTAAATCACAAACCGTAAAGCCATGACCCTAAAAGAAGCCCAAACCACCGTTGACGATTGGATCAAAACCGTTGGCGTTCGTTATTTCAACGAGCTAACCAATATGGCTCAACTGACTGAAGAAGTTGGCGAAGTGGCTCGAATCATTGCCCGGCGCTACGGAGAGCAGTCAGAAAAAGAATCCGATAAGAATAAAGACCTGGGCGACGAACTGGCTGATGTGCTTTGGGTACTCATTTGTCTGGCTAATCAAACGGGTGTCGACCTCACTGATGCCTTCCGAAAAAACCTGGACAAGAAAAACATACGGGATGCTACCCGTCATCTGAATAATGAAAAACTACTGTAAGGCGGAATCCTCTCCGCCTTATACGAAAAATGCCCGCTGATAACTCAGCGGGCATTTTTTATAACTAACAGAAAGATCAATTACTTCTGAAAAGATCTGAATACATAATCCCAGAATGGAGACGATACGCCATAATTACTTTCCGGATTTTTGTAATGGTGTACGCTGTGGTTGATCCATAACTGCTTGAAGAAGTTCTTGGGTGGCGCATAGGCATGTACAATAAAATGCACCGCCAGATACCCTGAATAACCAACCAGGAAGCCAG
It encodes:
- a CDS encoding nucleotide pyrophosphohydrolase, producing MTLKEAQTTVDDWIKTVGVRYFNELTNMAQLTEEVGEVARIIARRYGEQSEKESDKNKDLGDELADVLWVLICLANQTGVDLTDAFRKNLDKKNIRDATRHLNNEKLL